ATCACGAAACTATAAAGTATTTAATTTGGCACTCCTCTAATCTCTCTATAAGATAACTACAATAATTTATGAAGTATTTATAACTTCTTATTaagttaaaacaaaaaaaattctaaattcataaatataaaacctaatttaataactaaataaataaaataaaaatatatcaaattaaattaaaaattttaaaaacataaactaatatcttttaaataataCTTAAATTATTCAAGtaacaaatatttaaaacaCATATCAATTCCTTTCTATATTCTCATCAAAGACAAACAACACTATACATTACAACAATCAGCAAAACAAGCAAAAGTATCtaaaaaatatcaagaaaagCATGACAACTCATATATGTGATAAAAAACACAATCAACATTTCCTAATCTGCAAAATCAGCACACCACAACATGTATCTTCATGATcttaggctgcgtttgttttgTGTATTCTTTAATACATAGACACAGAGACATAGACATTGAAGACACATACACAACAAGACACAAATTTTTTAAACTTGTTTGGTATACAAATATAAATCAGAAGACACAAAGCACAATCTTGTTAAATTTCAATATTACCCTTATTGCAAACTGATATCAGTATCACCACTACACAACCACTATCTCAACCAAACTACCACCATTAACAATTAGCCACCATCTCAACAAAAAATAACTACCAATAACAATCTAAAActaaataacaaatttaatctaacaaatatcaacaaaaaaaattcaatctaacaaaattattttaacaaaatttaacaaaaattcaaacaaataaaaaattaaattatacaaaaaatagTGCCAAAAGGGAGAATAGATCTGGAACATGGTAATAGATCTAGAAACACAATGCGCAGAAGAACGGATAACGGATCTGAAAAGATGGTGAAAGACGAGCATCAACGAGAGGTGAAGCAGAGGCAACAACAGTAAAAAGTGACTGTGGCGgcgacaaaaaaaaaagtgaggGAGGAGAAAAGGGAGGAAGAGATATGGTGGCAGACTAGTGGTACGATAGGAGGAGAGGCGATGGTGGTTGGAGTGACAAGAAGAGAAGATGAGAGGTTAAACTCTCTGTATtttgaaagtggaagagaaaatGGATGAAAGGAGACtgaggaaggagaagaatttGAAGGGTAATTATGAAAATTAAGTGTTAAAAATAGTGTGTCTATGTCTCAAGTTTAGTGTTCCACCCCTCCCTGCTATACACAAATTTTGTGTCTTTGTGTGTCTTTGTGTCTTCCCGTGTCTATCAGAATTTTATGTCTTACTAACCAAACGAAGAACGCGTGCTTCCGTGTCTATGTCTTGGGAAGACACACCCACTAACCAAACGCACGCTTAGAGCACCTGTTGACGCGTTTCTTTCGCAGTAGTCCATTGCTCCAATTTTTTCCTCCCCTTAAATTCTATTTCATCTTTATACGCAATTACTAAATTCTGAAACATATCTCTCTTGTTCATAATTTTAtgtctcaatttttttttaattgattctGTTATACTATTTAATTCAATCCaccatattttttttgtgatacTATAAtggttaatatttttatttaaaaaaataaaaaaactttatatattttatattttatcctGTATAAGACACGGatacatatattaataaataataaaagagcATGCCATTTGCATTacatttttagtatatattttattttattttatttttatgttaaaataataaaaataattaatacaaTAAATATATGTTATGTTCAAATTTAGGGTATATTAAAGATAGTTCAACTGTTATTTTTCAAAGTAAATACATATGTTGTGGATTTGGTTTTATTGGAGTTTAAGTTGATAAATTTAtaatcaaatataaattaaatttatttgattttagcgttgtaatacttgttcttattttttttataattagattAGATGAGATAACAAATGTATTATCTCTCTCACACATATAGCCGATAGATGagagtatatatatacaaaaagatattagtatatattaaaatcaattataaaaatttaattattatatatttatctataaatatatataatttaatttatttttaatatatatttatattttaatatatattttacactGATAATAAATTTTAGTGATTGATACATATACTGatttattattcaaaaataaaaagagtgaGTATAAATAGGGGTGGCAAATGAAAAAATCGTCCAGTTTCGTCAAAAATCCGCTCCACCCAGTCTAGTGAAGCAGTTTTGGATTCCTTTTCTGTCTCCCTTAATAGCGAGTTGGAGGGCGAAATTCgccaatttttttataaaccgttaaatattaaacaatatatataatttcataactatttctataaatttataatttctaaagataaaaaaattataatttcaaaattcataaacattaaagtctttataattataaatatgtaataaacataatcataaattaagttttttgaaacaaaataataaaatcaatattgtccaaaacatataattaaacatCTTCAAGTATATAATTAACCAAACATAAAACATATATAATCCAAAATACAACTTAAAACATCTTTAATTATTAACTTCATCCTCTTGTAaatcaataatattataaaaaaaattgtaaaaaaatgaCCCTAACAAAAAAATTGTTTGACCCACCGAAGAGGTCCACCAAAACCTGTGAATTAGACGGTGCGGGTTAGACAAGCTTTTTAAGTTtgacaattttaaatttttagtccAACCTATCTTTTTTGTGGGATATACGTAGAATGACTTGACGAATTTTCGgcccgtttttttttttccaaagaaATGAAGAATTTTATTCCTTTCAGCAAAAAGGGTACAGTGTCCAAATGAGACTTAGTAACGACAAAAGAAGAGAGAGGCAATAACCTCTCTATGGCTCAGACATATAGAGCAATAACTTAAAGTTGCAGTACatagagataagataaaagaataCCCACTTTAGAAGTGGGGTTCATTGGTAGCTGTGGAGACCCAGCTAATCATCTTCCTCGCGAGGCCATCCACTTCTTGGGGAGTCGTGGCACCCTGTCCAAATACGTGATCATTGCGAGACCGCCAAATACACCAGCAGTAAATCCCTAATGAAGCTAGATTTTGCTCATCAGTTGGGTTGAGAATCAAGTGCTTCTTCTTCGCCTCCCAACAGTTGAAGAACAGATTTTCCTCTTCCCCGGCAGTAATACCACGGTAAGGGCTCATGTTCCACACTTCTTTAGCTTTCTCACAAGAGAATAGACAATGTGTGATGGTTTCCGTGGCTGCGTGACACTGCGGGCAGGTAGCCAGTCTTGAAGGGATCCTTCGGTGAAGCTGGTCCATAGTCGGTAGCCTTTCATGCTGAGCACGCTAGAGGAAAATGAGGATCTTTGGTGGGGCTTTAATCTTCCATAGGTCACGCCAAATTCCTTGTCTTTGCTGGAGGTGGGGATACAGCTCAGTTGGTTCATGGCTGAACGAATAGGCTATTCTGTAGCCAGAAGAGACTTCATATCTACCAGATTTATGGAACAACCAAGTAATCTTATCCCTCTGTTCCCCAATTTTAATTGCTAAGATTTGCTGGGTGATGGCTGGTGGAAAAATTGAGGAAATAATTTGTTGATTCCACTCGTTGTTTTCGTGCATCAGGTGGCTGACCCGTGAGACAGGTTGATTTGTGGCAAAGGAGTTTAACCTAAGGGGAGGGGTAAATTGTTGCTGAGGCGGGATCCATGGATCAGAGAAGATATTCACCTTAGAAGCAGGACCTATTTGCCAGATTAATCCTTTCTCGGTGACTTTTCTCCCTTCTAGAATGCTTCGCCAGCCCCAAGACGGTAAGTTCCCTACCTCTACTCTCATAATATCTGTATATCAAAAATACTTGCCTTTTAGGATTCTAGCCAATATTGAATTAGGTTGTGTTGCTATTCTCCAGCATTGTTTGCCAAGCAGTGCCAGGTTTTGTGCCTTTAGATTCTTAAATCCCAGTCCTCCCTCTAGTTTCGGTCTAGTCAACATATCCCAGCTGACCCAGCTAATCCTCTAATCCTCTCCATTCTGACCCCACCAAAACCGAGCTAGGATACCTTGAATTTCCTGAAGTAACGAGTCAGGCAGTTTGAAGCATGATAGGGTATATATAGGAACAGCTTCTCCCACCGCCTTAATTAGAACATGTCTCCCTCCAGCTGAGAGTAGCTTGCGTTTCCAACCTTCAACTCTTTTTCGAACTCTGTCTTTAATAGCACCAAATGTTGCCTTTTTTGATCTCTGTATTGTAGAAGGTAGGCCTAGGTACTTATCTTGGGCCCCAATATATTGGATATTCAGATTCCCAGCCAATAAACTTCTGGTATTCTGGGGGGTATTTTTACTGAAGAATATAGCCGACTTGTTTAGGTTGACTGTTTGTCCACTAAACTTTCATAATCACCCAGTAAGTTCAAAATATTATCACAGCAGTTAGGGGACGCTTTACAGAAGAGGATAGAGTCGTCTGCAAAGAGGAGGTGGTTAACAGTTGGGCACCTTCTATTGATTTGAATCCCTTGTAAGCTCCTGTTTTGCTCTGCTTTGTGTAGCAGGAAGGAGAGTCCTTCCgcacagaaaagaaaaagatatggGGAAAGAGGGTCACCTTGCCGGATACCTCTACTTGGCCTGAAATAGCCAAATGGTTGTCCTTCCACAACAATAGAGTAAGAAACAATCGCAACAACCTCTTTAATCCAGCCAATCCATCTCGCATCAAACCCTAGACGTTCCATCATAAACCAAAGAAAAGGCCACTCTACCCGATCGTACGCTTTGCTCATATCCAGCTTTATGGCCATCTCAGATACATTCCCAAATCTCTTTGTTTTCAAGTAGTGCATAACTTCATGTGCAATAAGAACATTGTCCGAAATCAGCCTACCTTTCAAGAAGGCACTCTGATTCGGGCTAACTAAGAGATTCATAAAGTGTTGCAGTCTATGGACAAGGATTTTTGAGATAATCTTGTATACTACTGTAGAGAGGCTAATGGGTCTCACTTGGGACATGTCTTTTGCACCGGGGACCTTAGGAATAAGACAGATCTGGGTATGGTTGAAGCTCTTGAATAATCTGCCTCCTGTAAAGAAGCTCTTCACAGCCGAGAAAACATCTCCACTCACAATGCTCCAGAATGTATGAAAGAACTTAGCTGTAAAATCATCATCTCCTGGGGCACTCTGAGGATGCACACTGAATGCTGCTCTTTTAACCTCCTCCATAGACACTGGCCGCAGAAGTTTCCGATTTATACTTGGTGTTACCTTCGGTATAAACTCCTCAAATTCCTGGCTCGGATCCTGAATAGCAGAGGCAGAGAAGATACTTTTGAAGTAGTCCTCTGCTACTTTCGCCATACCCTCGGTTGTAGTTGTCACCACCCCAGTTTCACCAACCAAACTCCAGATTTTATTACTGCGGCATCTGACTCGAGCAAATTAGTGAAAGAATTTGGTGTTACGATCCCCGTTTACCATCTCCTAAGTATTGTATTatgataaatttaaaaaaataaaaatgttaataACAATCAGTAAATCTAAGGATGAAgatgataataaaatataaaacaatttacgataaattttaataaaaaatagttatttttataatattatttttgctatgataataaaaaaataatttaaagataaattttatttcatattcgAACGtactttttttaaattgattttaacataaaagtaaaaatgaccgattataaaaaatatatataaatttaactACTAGTATATGTTATTTAAAGACAAATTTTTTAGGATATAGAATTCTAgtgtaaatattttaatttaaccagaaattatatattacttttaatgagtaattattatattttgaaaataaataaaattatgactcattatttttattaattttaatattaaagatagtaaaattttaaatttaatcaactttataatttttttataacaaaaattattatgtatgttttcattttctttttccaatTGTGTTCCAAGTTACTCAATCCgattagagaaaaaaaatgtaataattattatttatctccTTTGAAATTGCCATGAAAGACAAACAACACTTATATATAATACAGCAACCAGTAAAATAAGCaaaagtatttaaaaaaatatcaaaagaaTCTGACAATTCACGCGTATAATCAAacacacaattaatattttctaATCTGCAAAATCAGCACATCACAACATGTATCTTCAAGGTCCTAGGACACCTGTATGTAGTTAACAGGTGTCTTCTGCTGCCCATTGCTCCAATCTTTTCTCTCATTAAATTCTTTTTCATCTTTGTATTTCTGAAACATATCTCTTCTGGCCTTCTCATAATTCTATgtctcaaaatttttttaattggttGTATTACACCATTTAATCCAATCTACCATATTCTTTTGTAATACCATAGTTATTAAtgcttttattaattttttttatatatttttgtatagaGAAAGAATAAGTAAATaatgaaaatactaaataatgtaAACAATGAATATATtaaatgttcattttattaAGTGTGCAGAtaaatattctaatattaaaatttaaatggatAATTTAAAAGTGTAgtatatttttactttattattctaattttagaatctattattcatattatttacaaaaaatattgtttacCTAGCAAAAtccttttatatattatatcgTACAAGACACAATACAtatattagtaaataattaaagaGTGTGTCATTTGcattactttttagtatatattttattttatttttatgttaaaataataaaaataattaaatacaataaatatatattatgttcAAATAATAGGGTGTATTAGAGATAGTACATGtgttatttttgaaattaaatacatatgttgTGAATTTGGTTATATTGGagtttaatttgtaaaatttataatcaaatataaattaaatttatttgattttagaatTGTAAtacttgttatttttttaattataattagattaAATGAGATAACAAATGTATTATATATCTTTCACACATATAGCCAATAGATGagagaaaatatatatatatatatatatatactatatatatttgtgtataaatatatataatttaatttatttttaatatatatttatattttaatatttattttataccGATAATAAATATTAGTGattgatatatatatactagCTTATTGTTCAAAAATAGAAAGAGTGAGTATAAGTATACAACTGCAACTATGTAAGTATATATTATCTGTTTgagataatattaaatttggTCTCTAAACTTGCACACGAATTTCGATTTAGTTTCTGAAAGTTCAATTATATCTATTTAATCTCTAAACTTTGTAAATGTGATATATGTTAGTCCCTGACATAATTTTCAGCGCACAAAAGCTAACAAAAAGCTGACGTGGATAGCTAGATACCATGTTGGATTATGTAAATGACGTCGTTTTTGTTTTGGCACTTAAATAGTCCAAAAAAGTCTTATAAACAGTATTTATTGAAACTTTTTTTTGTAAAGCAAGTGATCCGACGTCTTTTTTTTTGACTATTTGAGCTCCAAAACCAAAATGGCCTCGTTTTACAAGTTCTGATATAGTATTTGATTGTCCATGTTAAcactttattaatatttttgtgtCGAAAATTGTTCCAGGAATTAATATGAGTCACGTTTATAAAATTTGGAGACTAAAAAAGGACAATTAAAATTtcagaaactaaattaaaatttacatataaattcagggaccaaattaaatattaacttttaTCTGTTTTCTTTCATGGTATTAAGTATTGTATTAcgataaatctaaaaaaaaggTTAATAATCAGTCAACATTaactttaaatatatattttttttgttaaaatacttattaagatgtaaaaatataatatagaaaaaaattattaacaagtttaaaagttcaaaaatttGTAATACATTTGTAGTgtgtttattgatttttttaaaaaaagttttacTCTAAAGTCTAAACAaacatattttcttttttaaatatctaaCACCCAAGTTTGTTCAGGTAATTGTTCCTACAACATTCCTTAGTCTCAAAATCTATATGGTTCTAGCTACTAGCTAGTTTGGTTGGTCCATTACACAATCGAAGAATTAAAGATTACatgaaaaagaattaaaatttagaaatatttttttgatggttaaaaatatttttttagacaACATCTGTCAAatatatttgttttaaaattttatttttggacaTATAAATGTGTATTGTTCGATTAATTGATTATCAattgttttttaattattttttaaaaaatctaaaatattatttaaagcATTTATATGAAGCAGGAGTAGACACAGGAGATATGCAAAAGCTCTCTTTGCAGTTTGCTACTTTGCTCAAACCTCAAAGTACATTTGTACGTGTAACATGTCTCTCACACCATGCTCGCACGCACATACATGTAGATGTAGTGCACTGAACGAGGGATAAAAGGGAAggagaattttttttatcttaattatttattctttttaatgTATAAGAAAATTGTGATTGAAGTAGATAGTTAATCGAAAAAATGAAGGAAGTAATggttttttggattttattttcatCATAAAGTTGAGGACAAAACATTTCCGTAAATTAAGAATAAGATTTGTTTTTAAAGAAATGTTAGAggattattaaaatttattatttttagttattagttaattattaatattttaaaatatgagataaaatatattattagattattatattaaaaaaattagattaaaaaattaaattgatcaTTAAGTGatagacaaaaataataaattaattaataatctttTAGTATTTCTCTTATGTTTATTGTTCCtatccaaaatattttatttgaatttagaGTTTTGTGTTTGATTATCACTTTTCtgaatatataatatttttctaagttttttaCACACATCTAATACAGTAGATATTCGATATTCTGTTGTAGAAATGATAATTTAGATGTTGATAtgtattatattaaataatttagttaaatatattaaattattgaataaagtaaatttttttataatatttataattttttaaatatttacattatttaatgtattcaattttattttttaaattttttatttattcaattttgtcataaacatacattttttatttaagtaaaaattatccctaaatgtttttaattttatccatATCGTTTTAGATATAGTTaacatttaagaatatttttgacataaatataaaatattaggaataaaattaaataaaattaaacgttaaaaatatttaaaaaattttaaatattaagaataaaaaatatattttactctaaattatttaacaaattcTTCAaacctttataaacaaatatccactgagaaaaatatttatatacttTCAGAGCATATTTAATTCCTTGTTATTTAAACATATATAACCACTTATTTATGACTTTATATATAACTCATCAATATAATCaatctaataaataaaataataaacgATTATGAATATTCTTCAAACGCACATTAAATATGGTtaataaatatacaaaatatttttcagtGAATAATAATACTCAtcatctttttaattatattccTAATACTTCAAAAAATTTGCTAATAAATACTTATTTCCGAAATTTTTTTGAAAGCGTTTTTCCGAATTTATATTCTATCTCATTATATTCCTATATTGTGATGTGAAATTTTATTTCAAAGCACTGTATaaggattttaaatttttaaaattaaagttttgaAGGTTTCTTTataaaacttatttttttttttaaaattggttatTCTTGTACCATTGAAAATTACCTTTTAAAATAATCGTTACGAAGattctttcttaaaaaaaaaaatcatataagaGAATATATATCATGATTATTGATTATTCTGTTTGAACAAGGGGGatggaaaaacaaaacaaaaacagaatCACAGCAGAGGAGGTAAGTAAGTTGTGGTGATTGGTGAGAGAAGGAGAGAATCGTAATTTAAAGGAAAAAGTAAGGGTTAAAAGATGCAAGGCCCAAAAAGAGAGACATTGCTGAAAAGAAGTGACCTTTTTAGCTTCCCAGAGAAGAAGTAGAGAACTCACTTTTACTTACTTACTCCCCTTTAAGCTACCGGCGCTTCTCTTCTTCACTAACACGCCGAAACGCGTTTCGTCCTCTAATCCCTTTTTCTTCCGCGCGATTCTCGCACCCAACGGTTTCAACGCACTTCTCAGTTCTCACTCTCACACTCTCGTCTTCCCTATATTCGCATTCATTCACGTTTTTCTACGGTAAGTAAAACCTTTTTCTTGCTCGTTTTCTCTTTATCGGCTTTGGACTTTGATTATCTGAATGCTTTTCCTGTTTATTGAAACTCATTGAATCGTTTTTTTCTTCGAGCTGATGCGGCCGTTAGAACTGTTTTCCGTTTTGCAATGTGCGCGTGATCATGTTCTGCATGTTACATGATCATGCTTTTGAACACTGTCTTCGTT
The genomic region above belongs to Arachis stenosperma cultivar V10309 chromosome 5, arast.V10309.gnm1.PFL2, whole genome shotgun sequence and contains:
- the LOC130980463 gene encoding uncharacterized protein LOC130980463, which encodes MAKVAEDYFKSIFSASAIQDPSQEFEEFIPKVTPSINRKLLRPVSMEEVKRAAFSVHPQSAPGDDDFTAKFFHTFWSIVSGDVFSAVKSFFTGGRLFKSFNHTQICLIPKVPGAKDMSQVRPISLSTVVYKIISKILVHRLQHFMNLLVSPNQSAFLKGRLISDNVLIAHEVMHYLKTKRFGNVSEMAIKLDMSKAYDRVEWPFLWFMMERLGFDARWIGWIKEVVAIVSYSIVVEGQPFGYFRPSRVNLNKSAIFFSKNTPQNTRSLLAGNLNIQYIGAQDKYLGLPSTIQRSKKATFGAIKDRVRKRVEGWKRKLLSAGGRHVLIKAVGEAVPIYTLSCFKLPDSLLQEIQDIMRVEVGNLPSWGWRSILEGRKVTEKGLIWQIGPASKVNIFSDPWIPPQQQFTPPLRLNSFATNQPVSRVSHLMHENNEWNQQIISSIFPPAITQQILAIKIGEQRDKITWLFHKSGRYEVSSGYRIAYSFSHEPTELYPHLQQRQGIWRDLWKIKAPPKILIFL